The Silurus meridionalis isolate SWU-2019-XX chromosome 26, ASM1480568v1, whole genome shotgun sequence region TCTTCTAACCCGTCTGTGTCCTTTTAGTGAACTGCGCCATCATGCAGAAGAGCGGCGCAGGACTCCACACGGCCAACTCCTGTTACTGGGACACCACCACTGACGGTATGTTTCCTTAAACAGGTGAAAGTCTGTTGAAGGGTTTGGATTGAGCATTTCAGCATCAGTTGTTGTAAAATGATATATAAGAAATTAGAGCGGATTATACCAGTAGCGGGGTCGGGGTCATACTTGCCGATAACAGATTAATAAACTGTTAGTTTgcaaaatggatactggattaaacaaacaaacaaagactctatgtaaaatagtactgaacgttattacaaataaattaaataaatcagtactaaatcataaaaatgtgcaaaataaaataaatatgaatatattcataaatttcaaggaaaataaaaggcatgtattcaaactgaaacaagaGTAACACTTCAgagaattaaaaacatttacagtcaAAAAGACATAAAAGAAAGACACTTGAAATAAAGAGCatcgtcagtgattcgcctctagaggccgctctcgtactggataacgcaacccggaaaaactatctacGAATCTGTTCGTCCTCTACAAGAAATGCTCGAACTGGATTTTCTATCGGACAATGTCTAAAAAAATATGCGCATGATGCTGCTGGGTCTGAACTTAAAATGTGCATCAAAacactttattacaaaattataaattcCCACAATATAATTTAATAGAAGAAAGAACGACATCAGCCACTGATGATCGATTCCAGGAAGATGCAAAGTGTTTACCTGCCTCTCTAACTAGCTATCGATTATTATAGTAATCGATTATTCAAACGATTAATCAAACgattaatcggataagaagtgttttttctttattaaagcgcaacactaaatatacaagaaaaaataagTCGGGTCTCTTAAACTAATCGAGTCATTTGcttccttttttattgtttattgctgaaattctacacaagaatatctgtgaaatctAAACCCTTttggtgcatttaattgccatattacatcaaaatgcaaatacaaatatataaataataaaataatagatcaaaatatacaaataattgtTTACTTActcttaaaattaaattaaacagtgcgttttatttatatatttgtattgtatttgcaATGTatcatgttttctttatgttttagtttaaaattaaTCCCAAACATTTGAAAACTTtgtcgttttctttggcctgaatcctatggaagcccgtttccgccacataaaaaaaaagtttgcctaattccgactttttttcttgcaattccgaGTTTGTTTCTCgaaattccgacttttttttccttgcaaatccgactttatttcttgtaaagctttctggcactacagagggggtaACAAAAGTAAGTCGGCCGAAAATATGTCGgaattgcaaataaaatgtcagaattgcaaagaaaataaaaactcgGAATtgcgaggggaaaaaaaagaattaactcGGAATTACgcaaacttcttttttttttatgtggcggaAACGGGCTTCTATACAAATattctcctcgcccctcgctgttttctcctcgtctctccatttttttaattctgcagcattttctgtgtttaaccgtccagagcactccagagtttagccgttggtgcgtcagtaataacggtccgtggggaaacgcaATGCGCAGTTAAATGAACTACGAAGCAAAGTAAGACGATTTTTCGTAATTCGAATGACTCGAGTTACCGAAGAATCGTTTCTGCACACAAGAATTAGACATTGAACAACTGAAAGAAAATTCTATGGACAGACGAGAacaaatttgacatttctggctccaacagaagaacttgtgtaagactgagaacaggagagatgatgttagcagactgactcacccccacagtcaaacatggaggtggaagcttaatggtttggttTGGGTCTGTTTTGTAGcaagaaaggagtctccagtgtgagtcGAAATCAGTACATGTTTCTTCAATGGAGTGTTTGTGGGATAGATCATTTTTATGATGATGGAAAGGCTGGCAATGAAAATTAACTTTATATCTGCTGTAAGAAGCCCCCCTCAAAACCACGAAAAAGGGATAACGCGAACACGTTACCGTTTAATACATGAACCGAAATGCATCACAGCACCCTTTGAACACGTGTTcgttgtctttctctctctctctctctctctctctctctctctctctctctctctctctctctctctctctctctctctctctctctctctctctctctctctctctctctctctctgtaggaaGCTGCACAGTCAGATGGGAGAACCGCACCATGTATTGCGTCGTTAGCGTGTTCGCTGTGGCTTTGTGAAGCAGTGCCATGCCATCCGACCCACACGCACATGTATATTCACAGACACCAGGTGGCGCCATGAACTCACTTCAGCCCAGTGAAGTGGGACGTTATTAAAGCCCAAGATGTTCCCCGAGTCGACTGCGTTCACCAATTTGTTATCGAACCGTGACCGCGTGTCGTGTATCTTTTTAACTCGAAGCTTTTCACGTAGGAAGACTGTACCATTTACTAGTTCAGTGTTCAGGTTGAATAAAATTCTGTTGTATAACCCGAGCACGCGATTAGTCTTTACTTCTTTGAAGTGTGGGGTCTGATGCTGTTTCATGCGTCCAGAGTTATTTACACTGTTAAGAGTCGGATTCTCTCATGCATCGAAACATgggcaaagtttttttttttttatattcggATGTAAAACTTGGATTAACTCCTTCAACAATAATAGTAGAAAAGTTGCTTTAATAGTAATGTCGGTTTATTGGTAAGTGACAGGATGGTAAAGGATGTATAGAGCATATTAATCAGTCAGTACATGTCAGACAAGATATCAATACGCGTCCTATGTGGTTAAACAACTTGGCTATGTGGAGAAAACGAAGATATACGGGCAAAAAAAAGTTGTTATCCGTGTAAGTTTAGCTTAGGTCAGCTTTATCTATCAATAGTAATATCTAGTAATATAAAACACCATTTACTTAGTTTCAATGCAAGCTTTAACCATTATTTAGCATTAGTGCAGGATAGTTACTATAAAAAGAGTTCACAATAAGCATGGTTTAGAGAAAAGTTTATACATCATATGATTAAAAGGCTTGTAAATGTGCATTTAATTGAGGCTGGTCAGCAGATAAGGCTGCTGGATTAGGGCAGGGATTAGAAAAGGGAAAAAGTCCTTGTATGGTCTTTTCGCAGGCACCCGCCACCACGCTTCATTCGGTTACAGGAGTCCAAAGGAGTCCTCTCCAAAGAagggtgtgtttttttattttgtttgtttttgtgattgAAGGCAAAACCTTGTTCAGCACTTACCATATAGACATACCATATAGTCGCACTTCTGGATCCGATTTGTTGCCAGTTTAGACCTATAAATGCGCAAAACCCTATCAAACTAAACACTTTGGAGACATGGAGGCTGCAATACTACTCTACAGAAGATTGGAACCTGAAGCTGTGTGTGGACGGAAATTACTTCGAGGTCGATTTTGCACTCCTTGTAGATTGATAAAGTCCCGGATGTAAATTTTGTAAATCTGTTTCGATCAAGTAGTTATCCATTGACCTGGCCACAAGGGTGTGTTGCTCAAACCAATATTCAGTTCCCATTCGCTCTtcttataacctccactcttctgggaagatgtttcactagattttggagtgtgtttatggagatttgtgctgtaTTTGTTagttacatttacggcatttggcagacacccttattcagagccTTGCTTAAGGGTCCTGCAATAGCAACTCGGTGGTGGTGAGATTtcaacttgtgaccttccgatccaaagtcatttactttaaccactaaactaccacctctaATTGTGGCTCATTCGGACACAAGGGTTACAGTTCTGATTCATTATTTTCAACAGGGGTTGAGGAAAAGCTCTTTAGCAGGCAACTCAAAATCTTCGACTCCAACGAATATGAAGCACATCTTCAaggattttctggattttttgtgcactttgtgtcatgctggaacgggtttgggtctCAATATAAGGAAAAAATTAATGTGATCAGATCtgaagacgtcctgtacaaatGTGTAACccatttttgtggtaacagttttgggaatgaaccacatatgggtggaaaagtcccAATGCTTTTGCCCACATCATGTGACTATGATATcaaagtttttttgtgtgtgttgttttatgaATGGTTCAAGAAAGAAAGCTGGGTTTGTGTCAATCACGATTTTATTACGATTGTCTTATTGTTCGAAAGGAAAGCGAAGGACAGAATACTTTCCTGAGTCGCACGTCTTCAAAACCCGAAAGAGGAAATCCAGGTTTGAAAGTGAAAACTAAAGTTGTGACACAATCGTTTCACAATATGCTTTTTTCCAGGGCGAAAATAATCATATATTGAAGGTTTTGGACAGAATGTCTTGTGGGTTTTATACTTATACATTGACATACATATTGCTAATATAGTGCTTGTCATGCATATTGTAaggcattgaaaaaaaaaagaagaaaagcctGCTGAGTACTAAAGCAGAacgaaaatgaaaaaaaaaaggtattccAAATTTTGATATGCGTCATCGTAGAACAACGAGCCATCTACATCAACGTTTATATACTGTAGCATGCTAGCAAAAGCTTAGCAATTATATAGCAAACGTAGCATCCTACTGGCAGTTTTCTTGCCTCATCCTTTAATCACATCTTTATAGAAACATGCGTTTGtattacattatatggacaaaagcattggaAAATCTTTTTTCCCAGTCGTATGTGGTTCTGTTCAATGACTGCACGCCAAACCtcgctccaaaatctagcagaacatctcccagaagagtggaggcaaCTCTAACagttataaatggataaatgtggaataggatattcagaaagcacatacaaatcttatggatcgtgtccacaaacctttgtccatatagtgtgatTACCACAGAAAAACTGATTCCATATTTTCTTCAGCTCTAATATAAGAACACGGGATTATTTTCAAAGTACCAATTCCTTCCACACTAAATaatcctctcacacactttaaacacacacagaaaacatttgcaagaatacaAGAATAtacatgaattttgtgtaaattcgtaGAAATACAGTGCACTGgatcacatttatatttaagtacatgtactgtacagtattaacattttacttcattttataatgaatagttatatttttataattaaattccaTTATTTTAGCATAACACtataaaacaattccctataagttttttggtctttcCGCATAACAAATTAGTTGTGTGGCAAATACAATTCTGGATAAGCCAGGGGGCgccagattcgaaccgcggtgAAGCGGAGGATTACTGTATACATAATTCGGACCTAAATATATTCAATCATTAATGGATGCTGGTAGAATTGATCTTTTCCAGAAAGAAAGGTTTTCTAAGGAGGTTTTTTCCGACATTTTCCGGAAAGTGTTCCGGGTGAAGGGCTACATTTTCTCATCAACCCAAAAATGAACAGCGTTCGATCTAACagtaaatgtaacaataaaagtgtattttgtgtaattttataattgatgaggggggaaaaagaggAACGAAACACTTCTCTGAggtgttttattgttttcctCAATTAGGGCTGGGAAGACTTTGTAGCCACTCGTTAGCATTTCGAGCTCAGGTACAGACGAGACCTCAGAATATGTAGACCCTAGATATTCTGCCGAAAATCTTCGAAGGAGTAAAAAGACGACAGAATTTTGAATGCTCCAGTGCCGGAATCAAGGATTTTTTTGTGATAATACCACATACGATACACACAAGCTAAGTCAAGCTGAagtttgttttcatttctgtGCATCTCCAACGGTTAGAAGTTTTCCTTGTTGAAAATGAATTCAGCTCCTGTCTGCGATTCGCAGTGTTTCCCTAAAGCTTTCGCAAGAGGAGGGGGTCCGCAGAGAAACACCCCGACTttacacctaaaaaaaaaaacaaagaaaagaaaattgatgctacatataaattaataaagtagATTAACGAAAACCAGGCTTTACTAAACTGACTGCTCATCTAAATATGCAAATTACATTTCAATCACCTTTCAATTTacacgatatggacaaaagtattgggacacctgactttttccagccatatgtggttcatctTCAAACTGTTAACCACAtcttagaggcacacaattgtacagattACTTTAAATTTCAATTACTTTGAGTTCATCTTCAAACTTTCAGCATTGACAAAGCAACGTTCAAAAAAGAGCATAAAAATCTTTTGGTCAAGTGTCTGCAAtcgtttgtccatatatatgtatataaatgtaaaatttagcTGTCACCTTACCAAGCTAGAGTGGGCAAATTTGCATGAAATTCtaattaatttacataaatgcatctgattggctgaaaccaaaataatttatatgatCTGCTACAGAACATGCAATGATTCAATGTTAAATACTGCACTTATTGCATTAGCCAGTGTTTAATGCAATTATTGCGACAGTAACGGTGTATATCACGTACCCCGGGTGACTGGTGGCGATGGCGCTGAACTCATTCTCCCAGTTGGGTTTTCCGTACAAGGTTTTCTGCTTCAAGCCGGTGATGGGGTCTCTTTCTTCTTCATGGTGAACTTGGAAGTGAGCAGCCTGCAGATGGTTGTTAAAATCCATGAAATACAAAATGCGTTATGAGTCTATTCATATGCTACTAAATTGACAATTCAACATTGTACTTTAGAAAtagctttaaataaatacatatttttcaaagaataaatagatgatgtgtttttgtggatttttaatggtggacagtaataaagtgTTATTAATTGAGTATACAGTATTTGAGTATTAGGGCATTTTCAGTTGCGGGAAACTTTGAGCTCGCTATGTTTCATGGGTAACATCTTACTTTTTAGTCCGCATTCCAAAGTATTGAAAccccctgacttttccagccatatgaggttcttcacaaacttggaggcacggAATTGTATAGATTaatttggatgcagtagcatgaaattttccccttATTTCAACAAGGAGACCCAACCCTTGTCCAGCATGaggatgcccctgtgcacaaagccaacaccataaagatatggtgtacatgtgttacagtggaagatctcctgctatagaggtctgacctcaaccctattgaacgtgatgaattggaacgcttcaccccaggcctccccaCCTCCTACATCAGctcctgactttaataacacgcTTGAGGCTgaaagcacaaatctccacaagcccattccaaagtctagtggaacatcatcccagaagagtgggctTATTAGaaaagcaaatgggaactaGCTTTGGATTTTGTTGTTCAAAAATTACAATCTTATGGttagatgtccacaaacatttgtgcaTTTCCTGTAATCCTCATGGATCACTACTTTTTTCAAGTAGAAAAAGTAATAGAGGTACACTTACAGTACCTATTTTTAAGCATgggatttgtacttttactcaattacAAAAAGCCCACAAATGTCCACATTGAGTTCGTTGTTTCattttgtgctgttttgtgttcttttgtGGAAGTGGCTCTAACCTCAGTCTCCTTCCAGCGAGTGAGGTAAATGTTGTAATTGAGGAAGTCGCCCATGCTTTTGTCGCTCATCTGGCGCTCCAGGCACTGGAGCAAGTCTGCAAACCATTCGAACGCCTGCGTCTCTGGGCACAGCCAATAGAAGTAGATCTGGTGGGGGGTCAGAGCAACATCTTTACTGTATATCATACAAGCTAGAAGCCATTTCCATTACAGAGATCTGATGGAGGTATGGacatgaaaagaaatgaaaaaatccTGAAATGAAACCTTGGGAGACACCAGACCCAAAATGGAACTCCTCTGATATCTAACACCAGATTGTGGAATtaaaaatgattacatttccTCAACCGTatggtttataataaaaaaatatgtaattttgTCTAAATGATGTTCATGATAAGCAAGAATGAGAATCTTGGGATGAGTCCTGGGATGACAGGCTTTAAGATGACAGCAGCAGTTGTTAGAAAGTATCTTGATTGAGAAGTGTTTTTGGGGAACAGTGTAAGCATAAAAGCATATTCTATTCTTCTTATTCACACAAATTGAGCTTTTTTTGTTCTCGAAGGGACAGGGTCATGCTGCCAAGGTGTCCACCTGCCGAAGCTTTTGGTTGCAACGCATAAGACCTAATGAAGCCTCACCTTTTTGGTGAACACGTTGGTGTTCTGCTGTACGGTTTTGTACCACACCGACTTAAGAATGGATGCGAAGGGAGTCACACCGATGCCTGCGCCCACCAGCATGACCACCTCGTAGCGGAACACGTCCTCGCTGGCTGTGCCGAAAGGTCCGTCCACTGCGATCCTGCACACATTTAACGCTCAGAGACTGATCATGCGAAACAAGAATCAAatgcagaaataataataagaatgatAGGAATATAATTTTCAGGATTTTATCCTCTCAAGATGGACTTTGGGAATGCTGTAAAAAGGATGGCAAGGCAACCAAACACGTGGAGTAGAGTAGATAATTTCTTGCATGCTTTTTTGGAATTAGAAAGAAACCAggaaacccagaggaaacccctATGTGAAAACACCATAAATTCCAATCTCAGAATTGAAGAACCACACTGCAGTCTTACTCTTTTTCTCATCAGCAGTACTAGTGGTAGGTGAGGTATGTTCTCAAACATACATTACAATCTTTGCAAAGCTTTATTAAAGcattatttcttaaaaaaggaagcaagaaaaaaaaaatgatgaaaccAAACGCCTCAGTAACTCTCCTGCTTGCTGTAAAAATCATTGCAAAACCTCGCTTCAATCTTCACTTCTTCTTTCCGACAGTTCAGTCTGACCCTGCTGAAGCCACATCCCCATTTTCACAAGAACGTAGTTTCCCCGATGAGCGATTGTTACTCGCCCAAACAATGGACTGTTTTGATACAAACGCATTAAAAACGTTTGGACTGCACAGCAATGCAGCAGCTACAGTAGACTAAACAAAGTGTTTAATCCTCCACaagggtttttttgtaaaagataaaaaaaaccttcctttGATTTCCTGGTTTCTTTCTAATTCCGAAAAAGCATGCAAGAGATTATCTACTCTAGCTTGCTCACGTGTGTGGTTGCCTTGCCATCCTTTTTACAGCATTCCCAAAATCCACCTTGAGAGGATACAATCCTGAAAATGATATTCTTatcattcttattattattattttgcatttaatgaaatcCAAATGAAACCGAACGTCCGTTCATTAAAGTTTTATGCatgtcaaatcaaatataaGAAGTTTAAAATTTGGATTTGGTCTTACCTGGGAAGTTCCCAGGCCTCCTGACCGTCGGTCTTGTCCCCGCCGCATGCCTTGTACAGGGCGTCCGTCCAGTCTCCGACGATACGGATGTGGACACTGAAGTGGTCTTCCTCGGGGGCGGAGGTCAGAGTAAAAGGATGCCACTCCAGGTGCGAGATGGATGGACACTTCAGAAAGACGTACTGACCCACCTCCATCTTGAAGCCTTTCTTTTTCAACTGCAGCTCCAGGGTCTTGGATGGATGCATCACTACCTGGTAGGCAAAAAAGATTGAAACAAAGATCAATGCACAAAGctgcacaaaataaaaacaaaattttttgaCTGCAGGTATCAAACTCATTTCCACTGACCTTGGTGATGACCACTTTCTGCTTCGAGCGGTAGAATCGCACGAGCATCTCGCACACGTACAGGAACATCGGCCCGACGACCCACTTCCATGTCTGTTTTGCAAAGATGGAAAGAACGTTCACTAATGCAAGAGATATGTAATGAatcagcagattttttttaaaagaatatgAGAATAAGTTTCATTTTTAGGACAAATTGGTAACTTGGTCGAATCAACTGGGGGTGGAGTTTAAAGTATATAACAAGACTATGGcctgaaataaacaataaaatattttattaaggaatAAAAAACTTGATCTTATTAAGATGTTTAGGTCAATCAACAAAATGTGTGCATTCCTGAAAGTAagatttaaaggcaaataagactgaaaaaaacaggaagtgaaaatgCCCTGGTTTTAGATAAATAAAAGGTAGAACAATATGAACACTTCCCATTTGCTtgtaatgacctccactcttctgggaagatgttccactagattttaatgtgtgcttatggagatttgtgcttatccCGTCAACATTTCAATTACGTTCTTTAGGGTCGAGGGCAGAGCGatattgcaggccactcaagatctttcactccaacccatgtaaatgatatcttcatggagctggctttgtgcacattgttaCCACATGAGCTACCACATCTCTACAGTGGTGTGCCACCAGCTTTTTTTTGCTGAGTTTAAGGAAGAATCACATACGGCGGTATGGAATGTACCAATGCAGTATTAGCAATTTTGTGAAAGTGAAAGTTGTTTTTACCCCTGGTGGATTTCCAGCAAAATCCGGTGTTGGACATTTAGGGTCGATGTCCCATCTTTCAAAGTGACTGCTGCAGTTTAACGGCTTATGATGTTGTAGACTGGCAGGTGTCTGGCCTCGTACAATACGACTTCAGAGTGACACATGTATTCAAAGACAGAGAGGAAGGATACGTGTTTACCAAATCACAGTGTTGCAAATATTTGTGTTACAATTATAAAGTTGCTTCATTGCTTGTTGGACAACACATGACTGTTGATCAACGCACACTTTATAAATGTGGCAAACTCTCTCTAAGGTAAACCTTCGGCCCACATTGATGTCCTGAGTGCTCTGGAATAGGTTTTTAAAGATGatatctctgtactttgctATATAAAGCTTTCTCCAAACTCTGACCAGTTGCCaagtccctgctgcagaaaaacacccccacagcagaatgctgccaccatcatgctaCACTTTTGGGATGGGTTTTGGCAGGTGATCAACAGTGCCTGATTTCCTTCAGATATAACAGTTAGAATTGAGGCCAAACTCCAAGCGGGCTTCCATTGGGTTTTGCAGTGAGGTGAGGCTTCAGtctagccactctgccataaagcccagatGGTGGAAGGTTGCAGTGATGTTCGTCCCTCTGGAACTTTGTTTCATCTCCACACAGTATCTCCAAAGttcagtcagagtgaccatcaaGCTCTTGGTCACCTTTCTAACAAAGGCCCTTCTACACAGATTGCTCAGTTTAGGTGGGCAACCAGCTCTTGAAACATTCTTGCCCCTGAGTTCTGCATCCAGgccagttcctttgacctcatgggtGGGTTTTTGGTCTCACATGCATTATCAGAGAGGTGTGTGACTTTCCAAATCCAAATGTCCAATTAATAAAGCTTTTCAGAGGTAAACTCCAAGGGTCTTAATACGTATGTACGTGATGTTTCAGTTTTTCTcaattaaaaaatagttttaaagacATTTCTAGACTCCTGTATTCACTcagtcattatggggtactgagtgttTGAAAAAAGTGAAGGCGGTctgaatatacattatatacataatatacaatatattaatatgactcTATCCTGCTTTGACTTACCCGGCCCCGTGCAGCACCAGTCCAATGAAAAAGACGATAAAGAGGTGATGTGTGAACCAGAAGACCTCGAAATAGGACCTGCGGATGACTTCCATGGAGGacgtgatgatgaggatgagggcGAGGGTGATTACTACACCAGTCAGTCCTGCGATCGTGGTGAACATCACAATAGTCTGGCTCTGTGGTGCAGCAAAGAACGCAAGGTACACACATGATTActaagttagatttttttgttttgttttgaactAAAACTGTGCAAAAGTTGAATGTTTGTCCGACTTCTGCTGCTGTTACTAATCATTTCTAGCTGcctcttttctttctgaatATCTCTAACACTTCTCTAACGTGAGCATAAACTGTAATGTGAACACAAATATTATATCTGGACCCTCCAGACCAACAAAAGCTTTTAAACCTAAATTTGCATTCATGACAGAATTAGATTCATTATTCTTAAGAGAAAAAATTGACTTTTGTGAGCGCCTGAGCTTTTCCTTTATCACCGTGACAAACGGGAAGTTTCCCTGAAGCAGAAGAAGAGATTTCACTCACAGTGCGACCATGTGAAAGACGATTGCACCATCATGCTCATGTACCCAACCCTGATTTTCAAACACACTTAATAATGTGtctaaatacatacacactatattaacaaatgtatttggaCACTCGATgtttccagcaatatgtggttctttcccaaactgttaccacaaagtttgacACACAGCCGTTTAGAATGTCTTTGGGCGTTCTGGCATGAAATGTTCacctcacttgaactaagagacccaaatctgttccagcattaagATGCTGGTTCACAAATTGAGCTTCTTGAAAATATCCTTTACATaggttgtagtggaagatcttgaatggcctgctatagagatctgacctcaatcctaccgatcacttttgggatgaatgtgaatgctgactgcaccccaggtctcctcaactcacctacatcagtatctgactttactaacacttatttatgaatctccacaagcaaacatcttcccaaaagagcgGCGGTTACGATACCATTCTCTAAATATGAAGAAATATAACACAAACCTTTGCCTCCACATGGCaccaaattttatttaatttaatttatttttaagtttttcttcttctttatctttcACGATTGACATCATGAACACACAGACGTCGGGAAACGTGCTGTGACTCATCATAATTG contains the following coding sequences:
- the LOC124379841 gene encoding cytochrome b-245 heavy chain; translation: MKNIAANHGLSTFVILVWLGINAYLFVAFYKAFLIERFYYSRVILGHALPWARAPAACLNFNCMLILLPVCRNLLSFLRGTIQCCSRTAARQLDRNITFHKLVGYMIAFHTAVHTIAHLFNFERFESAQREDNNMSLPHVLSLIGNKPNQSYLNPIRSSETSQTIVMFTTIAGLTGVVITLALILIITSSMEVIRRSYFEVFWFTHHLFIVFFIGLVLHGAGRIVRGQTPASLQHHKPLNCSSHFERWDIDPKCPTPDFAGNPPGTWKWVVGPMFLYVCEMLVRFYRSKQKVVITKVVMHPSKTLELQLKKKGFKMEVGQYVFLKCPSISHLEWHPFTLTSAPEEDHFSVHIRIVGDWTDALYKACGGDKTDGQEAWELPRIAVDGPFGTASEDVFRYEVVMLVGAGIGVTPFASILKSVWYKTVQQNTNVFTKKIYFYWLCPETQAFEWFADLLQCLERQMSDKSMGDFLNYNIYLTRWKETEAAHFQVHHEEERDPITGLKQKTLYGKPNWENEFSAIATSHPGCKVGVFLCGPPPLAKALGKHCESQTGAEFIFNKENF